Proteins from one Ranitomeya variabilis isolate aRanVar5 chromosome 1, aRanVar5.hap1, whole genome shotgun sequence genomic window:
- the TARS2 gene encoding threonine--tRNA ligase, mitochondrial isoform X2, producing the protein MGQAGAPSGRGSTESPVLPEFLHHRLRYFEALRERYEAKLASRVLSESRAIRISLPDGTVVSGESWKTTPYEVAVQCSPGTAHNILAARVNGVAFDVGRPLEGDSEIDFLTFDSLEGQDIFWHSSAHVLGAALERIYGGLLCHGPSVENGFFYDMHLEDGTVLHSDLPNLEMACKDLIRQKVPFQRVEATRHELLELFKYNKFKARIIEDKVEAISSVYRCGSLVDLCQGPHVRHTGQIKSIRLHKNSTAYWKGDATQEKLQRVYGISFPESKQLKEWEKAQEEAAKRDHRKIGRDQGLFFFHELSPGSCFFLPKGAHVYNVLIDFIKGEYRKRGFTEVITPNMYNNRLWEQSGHWEHYGKHMFSFPVENETFSLKPMNCPGHCLMFDHRPRSWRELPVRLADFGVLHRNELSGALSGLTRVRRFQQDDAHIFCSMDQLEGEISGCLDFLRAVYTVFGFSFKLFLSTRPEQYMGEPDVWRTAEQELEKSLNGFGLPWELNPGDGAFYGPKIDIQIKDAMGRYHQCATIQLDFQLPIRFNLSYVGKEDGRAERPVMIHRAVLGSVERMMAVLAENYAGKWPFWLSPFQVMVIPTGGISADYAQEVYRIIHDQGFMVDIDTDQGTTFNKKIRKAQLAQYNFILVVGEKEKQNNSVNVRTRDSKQHGECSVEDLIMRLTELRDCRVKNAEDIL; encoded by the exons ATGGGTCAGGCAGGGGCGCCGAGCGGGCGAGGGAGCACAGAG TCTCCAGTCCTCCCGGAGTTCCTCCACCATCGGCTTCGGTACTTCGAGGCCCTGAGGGAGCGTTACGAGGCCAAACTTGCCAGCCGGGTACTGAGCGAGTCCCGTGCCATCAGGATATCGTTACCAGACGGGACGGTGGTGAGTGGGGAGTCCTGGAAAACCACCCCTTATGAAGTGGCTGTACAGTGCAG CCCCGGCACCGCACACAATATTCTCGCCGCCCGAGTGAACGGTGTCGCATTTGATGTGGGCCGACCCCTGGAAGGCGATTCTGAGATTGATTTCCTCACTTTTGATTCCCTTGAAGGACAAGAT ATATTTTGGCATTCGAGTGCTCATGTCCTGGGGGCTGCCCTGGAGCGGATCTATGGGGGTCTGTTGTGTCACGGACCTAGCGTAGAGAATGGGTTCTTCTATGACATGCACCTGGAGGACGG CACCGTGCTGCACAGTGACCTTCCCAACCTGGAAATGGCCTGTAAGGACCTCATCAGGCAGAAAGTTCCCTTCCAGCGCGTGGAAGCGACACGGCACGAGCTGCTGGAGCTGTTCAAG TATAACAAATTCAAGGCCCGAATAATTGAAGACAAAGTGGAGGCCATTAGCAGTGTGTACAG ATGCGGCTCTCTGGTTGACCTCTGTCAGGGACCTCATGTGCGACATACGGGGCAAATTAAATCCATCAGACTACACAAG aaCTCGACAGCCTATTGGAAAGGAGACGCCACGCAGGAAAAGTTACAGAGAGTTTATGGGATTTCCTTCCCAGAGTCTAAACAGTTAAAAGAATGGGAGAAAGCACAAGAAGAGGCGGCTAAGCGGGACCACCGAAAAATAGGAAGG GACCAGGGATTATTCTTCTTCCATGAATTGAGTCCTGGAAGCTGCTTCTTTCTTCCCAAGGGAGCGCATGTCTACAACGTCCTCATCGACTTCATCAAG GGTGAATATCGAAAACGGGGCTTCACGGAAGTGATCACCCCCAACATGTACAATAACAGACTGTGGGAGCAGTCCGGGCACTGGGAGCACTACGGGAAGCACATGTTCTCCTTCCCCGTGGAAAATGAGACCTTCTCTCTAAAGCCAATGAATTGTCCCGGGCACTG CTTGATGTTCGATCACCGACCTCGATCTTGGAGGGAGCTTCCTGTCAGACTGGCTGATTTTGGGGTCCTGCATAGAAATGAGCTGTCAGGTGCACTGTCAGGGCTCACACGAGTGCGGCGCTTCCAGCAGGATGATGCCCATATATTCTGTTCTATGGATCAG cTGGAAGGTGAGATCAGCGGCTGTCTGGACTTCCTCCGGGCTGTGTACACAGTGTTTGGCTTCTCATTTAAGCTTTTCCTCTCCACTCGCCCAGAGCAGTATATGGGAGAGCCGGATGTCTGGCGGACCGCTGAGCAG GAGCTGGAGAAAAGTCTGAATGGTTTTGGTCTTCCGTGGGAGCTGAATCCAGGAGATGGAGCATTTTATGGCCCCAAG ATTGATATCCAGATTAAAGATGCAATGGGGCGCTACCATCAGTGCGCCACAATCCAGCTGGACTTTCAGCTGCCCATCCGCTTCAACCTCAGCTATGTGGG TAAAGAGGATGGCCGGGCAGAGCGGCCGGTGATGATCCATCGGGCGGTGCTGGGCTCTGTGGAGAGGATGATGGCAGTCCTGGCTGAGAATTACGCAGGGAAGTG GCCTTTCTGGCTGTCTCCATTCCAGGTCATGGTTATACCCACAGGAGGCATTTCTGCCGATTATGCCCAAGAG GTTTATAGGATTATCCACGACCAGGGGTTTATGGTGGACATCGATACGGATCAAGGGACAACCTTCAACAAAAAGATCCGCAAAGCGCAGCTGGCACAGTACAACTTCATTCTGG TGGTTGGTGAAAAGGAGAAACAGAACAACAGCGTCAATGTACGCACAAGAGACAGCAAGCAACATGGAGAATGCAGCGTGGAGGACCTGATCATGAGGCTGACCGAGTTGCGGGACTGTCGTGTGAAGAACGCAGAGGACATCTTGTGA
- the TARS2 gene encoding threonine--tRNA ligase, mitochondrial isoform X1 — MRLVSLLRRRGALPAPCTRLCRDSSEVTPGGRAKTWKLHSTNVMGQAGAPSGRGSTESPVLPEFLHHRLRYFEALRERYEAKLASRVLSESRAIRISLPDGTVVSGESWKTTPYEVAVQCSPGTAHNILAARVNGVAFDVGRPLEGDSEIDFLTFDSLEGQDIFWHSSAHVLGAALERIYGGLLCHGPSVENGFFYDMHLEDGTVLHSDLPNLEMACKDLIRQKVPFQRVEATRHELLELFKYNKFKARIIEDKVEAISSVYRCGSLVDLCQGPHVRHTGQIKSIRLHKNSTAYWKGDATQEKLQRVYGISFPESKQLKEWEKAQEEAAKRDHRKIGRDQGLFFFHELSPGSCFFLPKGAHVYNVLIDFIKGEYRKRGFTEVITPNMYNNRLWEQSGHWEHYGKHMFSFPVENETFSLKPMNCPGHCLMFDHRPRSWRELPVRLADFGVLHRNELSGALSGLTRVRRFQQDDAHIFCSMDQLEGEISGCLDFLRAVYTVFGFSFKLFLSTRPEQYMGEPDVWRTAEQELEKSLNGFGLPWELNPGDGAFYGPKIDIQIKDAMGRYHQCATIQLDFQLPIRFNLSYVGKEDGRAERPVMIHRAVLGSVERMMAVLAENYAGKWPFWLSPFQVMVIPTGGISADYAQEVYRIIHDQGFMVDIDTDQGTTFNKKIRKAQLAQYNFILVVGEKEKQNNSVNVRTRDSKQHGECSVEDLIMRLTELRDCRVKNAEDIL, encoded by the exons ATGAGGCTGGTGTCGCTGCTGAGGAGGAGGGGGGCGCTCCCTGCACCGTGCACGCGGCTCTGCAGG GATTCCTCAGAAGTGACTCCAGGAGGTAGAGCAAAAACATGGAAACTGCATTCTACCAATGTGATGGGTCAGGCAGGGGCGCCGAGCGGGCGAGGGAGCACAGAG TCTCCAGTCCTCCCGGAGTTCCTCCACCATCGGCTTCGGTACTTCGAGGCCCTGAGGGAGCGTTACGAGGCCAAACTTGCCAGCCGGGTACTGAGCGAGTCCCGTGCCATCAGGATATCGTTACCAGACGGGACGGTGGTGAGTGGGGAGTCCTGGAAAACCACCCCTTATGAAGTGGCTGTACAGTGCAG CCCCGGCACCGCACACAATATTCTCGCCGCCCGAGTGAACGGTGTCGCATTTGATGTGGGCCGACCCCTGGAAGGCGATTCTGAGATTGATTTCCTCACTTTTGATTCCCTTGAAGGACAAGAT ATATTTTGGCATTCGAGTGCTCATGTCCTGGGGGCTGCCCTGGAGCGGATCTATGGGGGTCTGTTGTGTCACGGACCTAGCGTAGAGAATGGGTTCTTCTATGACATGCACCTGGAGGACGG CACCGTGCTGCACAGTGACCTTCCCAACCTGGAAATGGCCTGTAAGGACCTCATCAGGCAGAAAGTTCCCTTCCAGCGCGTGGAAGCGACACGGCACGAGCTGCTGGAGCTGTTCAAG TATAACAAATTCAAGGCCCGAATAATTGAAGACAAAGTGGAGGCCATTAGCAGTGTGTACAG ATGCGGCTCTCTGGTTGACCTCTGTCAGGGACCTCATGTGCGACATACGGGGCAAATTAAATCCATCAGACTACACAAG aaCTCGACAGCCTATTGGAAAGGAGACGCCACGCAGGAAAAGTTACAGAGAGTTTATGGGATTTCCTTCCCAGAGTCTAAACAGTTAAAAGAATGGGAGAAAGCACAAGAAGAGGCGGCTAAGCGGGACCACCGAAAAATAGGAAGG GACCAGGGATTATTCTTCTTCCATGAATTGAGTCCTGGAAGCTGCTTCTTTCTTCCCAAGGGAGCGCATGTCTACAACGTCCTCATCGACTTCATCAAG GGTGAATATCGAAAACGGGGCTTCACGGAAGTGATCACCCCCAACATGTACAATAACAGACTGTGGGAGCAGTCCGGGCACTGGGAGCACTACGGGAAGCACATGTTCTCCTTCCCCGTGGAAAATGAGACCTTCTCTCTAAAGCCAATGAATTGTCCCGGGCACTG CTTGATGTTCGATCACCGACCTCGATCTTGGAGGGAGCTTCCTGTCAGACTGGCTGATTTTGGGGTCCTGCATAGAAATGAGCTGTCAGGTGCACTGTCAGGGCTCACACGAGTGCGGCGCTTCCAGCAGGATGATGCCCATATATTCTGTTCTATGGATCAG cTGGAAGGTGAGATCAGCGGCTGTCTGGACTTCCTCCGGGCTGTGTACACAGTGTTTGGCTTCTCATTTAAGCTTTTCCTCTCCACTCGCCCAGAGCAGTATATGGGAGAGCCGGATGTCTGGCGGACCGCTGAGCAG GAGCTGGAGAAAAGTCTGAATGGTTTTGGTCTTCCGTGGGAGCTGAATCCAGGAGATGGAGCATTTTATGGCCCCAAG ATTGATATCCAGATTAAAGATGCAATGGGGCGCTACCATCAGTGCGCCACAATCCAGCTGGACTTTCAGCTGCCCATCCGCTTCAACCTCAGCTATGTGGG TAAAGAGGATGGCCGGGCAGAGCGGCCGGTGATGATCCATCGGGCGGTGCTGGGCTCTGTGGAGAGGATGATGGCAGTCCTGGCTGAGAATTACGCAGGGAAGTG GCCTTTCTGGCTGTCTCCATTCCAGGTCATGGTTATACCCACAGGAGGCATTTCTGCCGATTATGCCCAAGAG GTTTATAGGATTATCCACGACCAGGGGTTTATGGTGGACATCGATACGGATCAAGGGACAACCTTCAACAAAAAGATCCGCAAAGCGCAGCTGGCACAGTACAACTTCATTCTGG TGGTTGGTGAAAAGGAGAAACAGAACAACAGCGTCAATGTACGCACAAGAGACAGCAAGCAACATGGAGAATGCAGCGTGGAGGACCTGATCATGAGGCTGACCGAGTTGCGGGACTGTCGTGTGAAGAACGCAGAGGACATCTTGTGA